A single genomic interval of Phycisphaeraceae bacterium harbors:
- a CDS encoding response regulator, whose protein sequence is MTSSDAPPEAATTGDVPQLIEAIADGVGVVEASGEILWMNNRLAAQPPEVMARFSDACRDQMRDGMAVPRRAHTRRFSVASRRFEVIISPFVGGPGATLRAVGVLCETTARERLADRVRAIDTAGASLLALDARILNPLNVAERLKLLEGRITQALKSIFGSDHFELRLLNRESGQLELVIGHGIEPLRIGTNLFARPEGNGLTGVVASSGESILTPDISNEPRYMTGLTNAKSSLVVALKLDERVVGTLNLESTSASKFDDEDRLLLELYGRYTAMALTILDMLIVERYTTNQRVSGSLREEMAVPVHAVRNGLSRLRLRLGDDADAASILTEIERSLESVEERVRNCTSGPRSVLGLDRLDRERGKDTVISGRRVLVADDEAPIRETIQSVLGDAGALVEGFGSGVAAIEAIQKAAAASRPFELVLSDVRIPDRNGYEIFRAAKDASPATAVILMTGFGYDPNHSIVRSSQEGLSCFLFKPFQATQLVEEVRKALSPETDAGLPAG, encoded by the coding sequence ATGACTTCATCCGACGCCCCACCTGAAGCTGCCACGACCGGCGATGTCCCGCAACTCATCGAGGCCATCGCGGATGGTGTCGGTGTCGTCGAGGCCTCGGGCGAAATCCTCTGGATGAACAACCGGCTCGCCGCGCAGCCACCGGAAGTGATGGCGCGCTTCAGCGACGCCTGCCGCGACCAGATGCGCGACGGCATGGCCGTGCCGCGTCGCGCTCATACGCGGCGATTCAGCGTCGCCAGCCGGCGCTTCGAAGTCATCATCTCCCCCTTCGTTGGCGGACCCGGCGCCACCCTCCGCGCCGTCGGCGTACTGTGCGAAACCACGGCGCGGGAGCGCCTCGCCGATCGCGTCCGCGCCATTGACACCGCCGGAGCTTCGCTGCTCGCGCTCGATGCGCGAATTCTGAATCCCCTCAATGTCGCCGAGCGGCTCAAGCTTCTGGAAGGTCGTATTACGCAGGCGCTGAAGTCGATTTTCGGCAGCGATCACTTCGAGCTGCGACTGCTCAATCGCGAGTCGGGGCAGCTTGAGCTCGTGATCGGACATGGCATCGAGCCGCTGCGGATCGGAACGAATCTCTTTGCGCGACCCGAGGGCAATGGCCTCACGGGCGTCGTGGCGTCGTCCGGTGAGAGCATTCTCACCCCCGACATCTCGAATGAACCCCGCTACATGACGGGGCTCACCAACGCGAAGAGCAGCCTGGTGGTCGCGCTCAAGCTCGATGAGCGCGTGGTGGGCACGCTCAACCTCGAATCCACGAGCGCGTCGAAGTTCGATGATGAAGATCGCCTGCTGCTCGAGCTTTATGGGCGCTACACCGCCATGGCGCTCACGATCCTCGACATGCTGATCGTCGAGCGCTACACGACGAATCAGCGCGTCTCCGGCTCTCTCCGCGAGGAGATGGCCGTTCCCGTCCACGCCGTTCGGAATGGCCTCTCGCGCCTGCGACTGCGACTTGGCGACGACGCCGATGCCGCGTCGATTCTCACCGAGATCGAGCGATCGCTCGAATCGGTCGAAGAGCGAGTCCGCAACTGCACCTCCGGTCCTCGCAGCGTGCTGGGGCTCGATCGCCTCGACCGCGAGCGCGGCAAGGACACGGTCATCTCCGGGCGACGCGTGCTTGTGGCCGACGATGAGGCCCCCATTCGAGAGACGATCCAGAGCGTGCTCGGCGATGCCGGCGCGCTCGTCGAAGGCTTCGGTTCCGGTGTCGCGGCGATCGAGGCCATCCAGAAGGCGGCCGCGGCCAGCCGGCCATTCGAACTGGTCCTGAGCGATGTGCGGATTCCCGATCGCAATGGCTACGAGATCTTCCGTGCCGCCAAGGATGCCTCTCCCGCCACGGCCGTCATCCTGATGACCGGCTTCGGTTACGACCCGAATCACTCGATCGTGCGGTCGAGTCAGGAGGGTCTGAGTTGCTTCCTCTTCAAGCCATTCCAGGCAACGCAGCTCGTGGAAGAAGTGCGGAAGGCGCTGAGCCCTGAGACCGACGCTGGCCTACCCGCGGGCTGA
- a CDS encoding ABC transporter ATP-binding protein translates to MSRRFGTVAAVRELSFRVPAGVLCGFLGPNGAGKSTTIRMIAGAIAPDEGRITLCGRDLGSDRAGALSTLGWLPEHAPLPGELRVEEMLSLRARMYGLSGGERRDAVDFAIRASGVAPMRRRLCGQLSKGFRQRAGLAAAIVHRPRVLVLDEPTSGLDPGQIDDFRSLLRSLKGETTVLLSTHVLSEVESLCERVVVIDRGTLLADGEVDHFRRGGADTLEDLYRGLLGGRLQ, encoded by the coding sequence GTGAGCAGACGATTCGGAACGGTCGCCGCAGTGCGAGAGCTTTCGTTCCGCGTGCCGGCGGGGGTGCTGTGCGGCTTTCTCGGTCCCAACGGAGCCGGCAAGAGCACCACCATTCGCATGATCGCCGGGGCGATCGCCCCCGACGAGGGGCGGATCACGCTCTGCGGCCGTGACTTGGGAAGCGATCGGGCGGGGGCCCTCTCAACGCTCGGGTGGCTTCCCGAGCACGCGCCACTGCCCGGTGAACTCCGAGTCGAGGAGATGCTCAGCCTGCGCGCCCGCATGTATGGGTTGAGCGGAGGCGAGCGGCGCGACGCGGTCGACTTCGCGATTCGGGCTTCCGGCGTGGCGCCGATGCGTCGGCGCCTCTGCGGACAGCTCAGCAAGGGGTTCAGGCAGCGAGCGGGCCTGGCTGCGGCGATCGTGCATCGCCCGCGCGTCCTGGTGCTCGATGAGCCGACCTCGGGGCTCGACCCCGGTCAGATCGACGACTTTCGTTCACTGCTCCGCTCGCTGAAGGGGGAGACGACGGTGCTGCTCTCAACCCATGTCCTCTCGGAGGTCGAGTCACTCTGCGAGCGCGTGGTGGTGATTGATCGAGGCACCCTCCTCGCCGATGGCGAGGTCGATCACTTCCGGCGCGGCGGCGCGGACACGCTCGAAGATCTCTATCGCGGTCTTCTCGGCGGGCGACTGCAATGA
- the prmC gene encoding peptide chain release factor N(5)-glutamine methyltransferase has translation MDAPAPVRNTEEPWTTTRLLRWMHEHFERQRIDAPRVCAEMLLARALGCDRMRLYMDPQRPASAEERALLRDFVRRVVAHEPVQFVVGEAWFFGRPFRVSPATLIPRPATERLVEEAITHLRAVHGASDGASEPSRVLDLCTGTGCIAISLLRTKGFSVAITASDFAPDALDLARENARRHGVEERLTLLQGDLYAALSPNHSKFHLIASNPPYVADSEWDDLEPNVRLHEPPLALRGGADGLDLVRRVVTEAPAYLEPGGLLLVEIGHAQRDAALDIAAETQGLTQAEVLPDHEGFNRVLRARAAVS, from the coding sequence ATGGATGCACCCGCGCCAGTGAGGAACACGGAGGAGCCCTGGACCACGACGCGCCTGCTTCGATGGATGCACGAGCACTTCGAGCGTCAGCGCATTGACGCCCCGCGGGTCTGTGCCGAGATGCTGCTTGCTCGGGCGCTCGGTTGCGATCGCATGCGGCTCTACATGGATCCGCAACGGCCCGCGAGCGCCGAGGAGCGGGCGCTCCTGCGCGACTTTGTGCGCCGCGTCGTGGCGCATGAGCCCGTCCAGTTCGTGGTGGGCGAGGCCTGGTTCTTCGGACGGCCCTTCCGAGTTTCGCCGGCGACCCTCATTCCGAGGCCGGCCACCGAGCGGCTTGTGGAGGAAGCCATCACGCATCTGCGCGCCGTGCATGGCGCATCGGATGGCGCGTCAGAGCCTTCTCGTGTGCTCGACCTCTGTACCGGAACCGGGTGCATCGCCATCTCGCTGCTTCGCACCAAGGGGTTCAGCGTGGCCATCACCGCGAGCGACTTCGCCCCGGACGCGCTCGACCTCGCGCGAGAGAACGCGCGCCGGCATGGCGTGGAGGAGCGCCTCACGCTGCTCCAAGGCGATCTCTATGCGGCCCTTTCACCGAATCACTCCAAGTTCCACCTGATCGCCTCGAACCCTCCCTATGTCGCCGATTCGGAGTGGGATGACCTTGAGCCGAATGTGCGATTGCACGAGCCGCCGCTCGCGCTTCGAGGTGGAGCCGATGGCCTCGACCTGGTGCGGCGCGTCGTGACCGAGGCGCCTGCATACCTTGAGCCTGGCGGGCTGCTGCTCGTCGAGATCGGTCACGCGCAGCGCGACGCCGCGCTCGATATCGCCGCAGAGACACAGGGCCTCACTCAGGCGGAAGTCCTTCCTGATCACGAGGGATTCAATCGAGTGCTGCGGGCGCGAGCCGCCGTCTCCTGA